ttggtttaggtGAATGCTGTGAAATTTAATGAGTATGCTTCTGTCGTAGTCTCAGCAGGCTATGATCAATCATTGCGTGCTTGGGACTGCAGATCTCATAGCACTGAGCCAATTcaggttttaatttttacttcttAATTTACTCGtcaaaatagttttgttaGCTGTCAGTTTTAGctgattatttatttgatttggttgTTCTTCAGATCATCGATACATTTTCAGACAGTGTAATGTCTGTTTGCTTAACAAAGAGTGAAATTATTGGAGGAAGTGTTGATGGTACTGTTCGGACATTTGATATGCGAATTGGCAGGTAAGTTCAGTTCAGTTTTTTCTACTTCTCTTACAAACCAAAATTCCAGCCAAATGATTTGCTAAATTAAGAtagtttgttcttttttattcactcacaaagaatttttctttaataatttggCTTTGTGCCGCAGGgagtttttggttttatacATTGTTTCTTGTCCAAAAGATAAATtggtttttcttattaaaaaaagataaattggTTGTGAAGATGAGTTATTAAACTATGCAAAGATGAGAAGCCCCTTGCATTCGTTAATGACAACTcggatattttttttcctacaaaTAGAGAAATATCAGATAACTTGGGGCAAACTGTAAATTGCATCTCCATGTCCAACGATGCCAATTGCATATTAGCTAGTTGCTTAGATTCAACTCTCCGTCTATTGGACAGGTATGTCTAAGGTTTGTAGTAATTTAAAGGGTCCGTCACACGtgctttcttaattttcaaaactcgtaaactggtttttttttttttcatataaggTCTTCTGGTGAGCTATTACAAGAATACAAGGGCCATACTTGTAAGGTTAGCATGATCTGAATCTTGGAAATGTCATAGTTTAATTTGGATTGTTTAATCAtcaatttttaacaaaaatgaatgggCCTTCATTAGTTTCTTATCCTTGTAAAATTGTACTCTATTTGTACTGATGTAGAtctttaaagtattttttatgtgtactttcatcatcttcaaaagaaaaaagaaaaaagaaaattggcaCCATCGATTACTTTTGAAGCTTCACTTTCGTTCTTTATAACTCAGCACATCTCTGGTATTTTCAATAGTCTTACAAGCTGGATTGCTGCCTTACCAATACGGATGCACATGTAACTGGCGGATCTGAGGATGGATTTGTCTACTTTTGGGATTTAGTAGATGCATCTGTTGTCTCCAAGTTTCGAGCTCATTCCTCTGTCGTAAGCCTTTATTCCTTAACCTTTTCAGTTTTATATGATCTAGTGTAGTGCATTTCTTCCTCTCTATAAGTTTTTTCAGTGTTTATGATAAAGtgtttagaataataatatttttaaaaagaaaagaataagcTGCATATTCCTTAGTTGTAATTCTGGACCTTCTAAATGAGCTACAATCTTCTTATAGGAAATAGATGAACTTTATCATGTTGTGAGTGTTATTTGACACCGAAACTACTTTTTTGCATAAATAATAGGTAGTTGATATTTACACCACATAGATCTAATCTCACATATTCCAACTCTGCACGCTTGTGTTTAGTTTAGCTCTAACTGTGCTTGTTACCAGCATCAACTAGATGTAAAATCGAGCCTTCATTGAGTTAGAATGAAATTATACAAAGGATTCGAATGGGCATATAAAAAGATAGCTCTCCAAGATAAGCTAAACAAGTAGTTATGCATAAAGGCCACCTTTTCAGGATAATAAGTACTAtcaaacaattacaaaaaccaTTGGGATGAGGTGTGGTTACTTGTTAGATTTCATGTGTCTAGCTGAAGAgtgcaattttttcttatatataaaaaaaaaaagataagtgCAAATTGTGTTGTCGCTGTTGTCTTGTTTGTAAGGTGAGGTCTGTATGGAAATACCCTTTCGACTTGGGGATTTGCTGACTAACTGTTGGGCACAGCGTAAATTTCCGCATGCACATTggtataataacaaaattgtcGTTGGCCAAACCAATTTTCTACTTGGTACTGACACCAAAATCTCCAATCAACCTGCCATCCGCACATTTGAGAAGCTGGATAAAATTTACTTGAACACACAAGTACAAGCACCTGACAAGATTGAAAACACTCAATAAAAAACTTGACTTTGGATTGATTGAAGCCATCGACACATAAATATTCTGTCTCTA
This DNA window, taken from Cucumis sativus cultivar 9930 chromosome 6, Cucumber_9930_V3, whole genome shotgun sequence, encodes the following:
- the LOC101211343 gene encoding WD repeat domain-containing protein 83, which translates into the protein MSVSELPTKESNVLKGHEGGVLAARFNSDGNYCLSCGKDRTIRLWNPHRGIHIKTYKSHGREVRDVHVTPDNSKLCSCGGDRQVFYWDVSTGRVIRKFRGHDGEVNAVKFNEYASVVVSAGYDQSLRAWDCRSHSTEPIQIIDTFSDSVMSVCLTKSEIIGGSVDGTVRTFDMRIGREISDNLGQTVNCISMSNDANCILASCLDSTLRLLDRSSGELLQEYKGHTCKSYKLDCCLTNTDAHVTGGSEDGFVYFWDLVDASVVSKFRAHSSVVTSVSYHPKDKCMITASVDGTIRVWKT